Sequence from the Amycolatopsis sp. NBC_00345 genome:
ACATCATCGCCGAGAACGGCTTCGTGAACATCGGCGCCGGCGCCGAGGGGACGATGCTGATCGACGGCGGCATCAACCTGATCATCAAGGCCACCGGGGCCATCACGCTCGACGCACCGATGATCAACCTGCTCGGGCTGCCGCTGGTCAACGGCGTCCCGATCCCGCTCTGAGAGGCACAAGGGTGAACGACGACGATTTCATCGGCCGCGGCTGGGCCTTCCCACTGGGCGTCACCGCGAACGGCACCATCGCCACCATCGGCGGGCCGCGCAAGCTGGAGCAGGCGATGGCCCTGGTCCTGTCCACGTATCCGGGCGAGCGGCCGTTCCGCCCCGAGTTCGGCTCCCGGCTGCGCGACTTCGTCTTCGATTCCGCGACGCACACCGTGTTCTCCGGGATCGAGGGCGAGGTGCGCCGGTCGCTGACCGTCTGGGAGCCGCGCGTGCTGATCAGCGACGTCGTCGTCTACCCGCACAGCGACCAGGAGAACGTGCTGCTGATCGACATCAGCTACCGGGTCAAGGGCGAGAACGACCAGCGCAACCTGGTGCATCCCTTCTACACCATCCCGGACGAGGGGGAGTGATGGCGCTTCCCGCCCCCCGGCTGGACGACCGCCGGTTCCAGCAGTTCGTCGACGAGGCCAAGCGCTACCTGAAGCAGCGGTGTCCGGAGTGGACGGACCACAACGTGTCCGACCCCGGCGTGACGCTGATCGAGACGTTCGCGTTCATGACCGAGCAGCTGTGCTACCGGCTGAACCGGGTGCCCGACCGGCTCTACGTGAAGTTCCTCGAACTGCTCGGCCTGCGCCTGCTGCCGCCCACGCCCGCCCAGGCGCCGATCACGTTCTGGCTGTCCACCCCGGCGCGCGCGCCGCTGGTCATCCGGGCGGGCACGAAGGTGTCGACCACCCGGACCGAGAGCGAGGAGTCCATCGTCTTCTCGACCCTGGCGGACCTGCCGATCGGGCCGACCGCCATCGGCGCGGTCCGCCGGACGACCGGCCGCGACGTCGCCAGTGCCGACCAGACACCGGCTTTCGAGGCAGGGGAGGAGTTCGCCGCCTTCGACGAGCCGCCGCACCTGGACGACGCGCTGCTGATCGGGCTGACCGAGCCGGCGCCGAGCTGCGCGGTGCGGATCGACTTCCTGGGCGACAGCGCGGGCGTCGGCGTCAACCCGCTGCACCCGCCGCTGGTCTGGGAGGCGTGGACCGGGGACAGGTGGACCGGGTGCGCGGTGACCACGGACGAGACGGGCGGGCTGAACCGCTCCGGCCGGATCGTGATCCACGTGCCCGGCGGCCACGAGACCAGCATGATCGAGGACCAGCGGGCCGCCTGGGTGCGGGTCCGGGTCGTCGAGCCGCTGCCAGGGCAGCCCGGCTACAGCTCGTCGCCCGTGGTGCGCTCGCTCGCCGCGGCCACGGTCGGCGCCACGGCCAAGGCGCTGCACGGGGAAATCGTCGAGTTCGAGGAGCTGGGCGAATCCGAAGGCGTGCCCGGGCAGCGCTTCCGGTTGAGCCGCGCGCCCGTGCTCGGCGGTGAGCATCCCGCCGTGCTCGAGGTCGCCGTGGACGACGGCTGGCAGGAGTGGTCCCGGGTCGAGAACTTCGCCGGCAGCAGCCCCGAGGACCGGCACTTCGTGCTCGACCCGGTGGGCGGCGAGGTCGAGTTCGGGCCCGCGGTACGGCTGCCGGACCGGAGCCTGCGGCAATACGGCGCGGCGCCGCCCCGCGGGGCACTGGTGCGAATGCGGCGTTACTACTGCGGTGGCGGACTCCGCGGCAACGTGGCCCGGCTGGCCGTGGACACCTTGAAGGGCTCGATCCCGTTCGTCTCGGGAGTCGTCAACCTGCACCCTTCCGTGGGCGGCGTCGACGGCGAGACGTTGGAGGAAGCCAAATCCCGGGGACCGATCATGCTGCGCACGCGCAGCCGCGCGGTCACCGCGGAAGACTACGAGGCGATGGCCATGGAGGCCGCGCCCGAGGTCGCCCGCATCCACTGCTTCACCGCCGGCGAGGACGACGTGCCCAGCGGCGCGGTGAAGGTGCTCGCGGTGCCGGCCGCGGCCCACAAGAACGGGCAGCTGCTCTTCGCCGACCTGGTGCCGTCGGAGGGCACGCTCGAGCGGATCGCGGAACGGCTGGAGGACGTCCGGCTGGTCGGCACCCGGGTCCAGGTCGAGCCGCCGCGCTACCGGGGGATCACCGTGGTGGCCCGGCTGATCGCGCGCACCCGGCTCGACCCGGACGAGATCCGGGCGCGGGCCCTGGACGCGCTCTACGGCTATCTGAACCCGCTCACCGGCGGGGAAGGCGGCACGGGCTGGGAGTTCGGCCGGCGCGTGTCCCACGGGGAGATCTTCGCGCTGCTGCAGTCGGTCCAAGGCGTCGACGTGGTCGAAGACGTCCGGCTCTACGGCGCCAACCCGGTCACCGGCGAACGCGGGGGAGAGGTGACCCGGCTCCCGGTCGGCCCCGGCGGGCTGGTCTTCTCCTACGACCACCAGGTCCGGGTGGAGCGGTCATGACCGCCGTCGAGCGGTGGACGCCGCCGCTGCCCTCGCCGTACCCGCTGATCGGCTACTTGCCCGCGGTGTACGGGGAAAGCGAGGTCGCGGTGCGCTGGACCGAGGCGTTCGACGACGTCCTCGCGTCGCTCATCAGCACCATCGACTGCGTGCACGCCTACATCGACCCGCTGCTCGCGCCGGAGGAGTTCGTCCGCTGGCTGTCCACCTGGTTCGGGGTGCTGCTCGACGAAAGCTGGCCGATGCCCGCCCAGCGCGCCGTGGTCGCCGAAGCGGTGGAGCTGTTCCGGATGCGCGGCACCATGGCCGGCCTGCGCCGTCACCTGGCCGTGGTGGTCGACGGCGAGGTCGAGATATCCGAAAGCGGCGGGACCTCCTGGTCTCTGCGGCCCCGGCCGGAGCCGCCGACCGACGTCGAGCACTGGGTCCGGGTGGTCGTCCGGCCGCGCTGCCCGGAGGCGCTGTCCGACGCGGCGGTGGCCGCGGTGATCCGCGCGGCCAAGCCGGTGCACGTCAGCCACTTCCTGGAGGTGATCCGATGATCGTCTGCACGATGTGCGGCAACCAGAACGACGACAGCTCCGCGTTCTGCGGAGACTGCGGGAAGTTCCTGGAATGGAACGGCGAGCGGGTCGCGCCGCCTCCCGAGGTCATCGTCGTCGTGGAGGAGCCGCCGGTTGCGGTGGAGGAACGGCTGACCTGGTGGCAGCGGGTGAGCCGGCGAGTCCGGTCTTGGCTGCCCGCGCGAACGTACGTGGAGACGCCCGAGCCGGTCCACGCGGCGACGGCGGTGGCCGCCTGGTCGGTCGGCGACGTGCCGGTACCGGATGCGGAGACTGGTGGGACAGGCGGGAAGGGTGTGCCTCCGGTGGGTGTGGGGAAGGCTGTGCCGCCGGTGCCGCCGGGTAAGGCTGTGCCTCCGGTGGGTGGCGGGAAGGCAGTGCCGCCGGTGCCGCCGGGCAAAGCTGTGCCGCCGGGCGCTGGTAAGGCCGTGCCTCCGGCGCCGCCGGGAAAGGCCGCGCCTCCAACGGGGGCAGGCAAAGCTGTGCCGCCAGTGCCGCCCGGAAAGGCCGCGCCGCCACCAGCGGCTGGTATGGCCGTGCCGCCGGGGAAAGCTCCGGTTCCGCCAGCTGCTGGCAAGGCGCCGCCGTCTCCGGGTGCTCCTCCGGCTCCGGGCACGGCATCGCCTCCGTCTCCACCTGCATTGGGTAAGGCTGCGCCTCCACCGCCCGCGCCCCCGTCCGCGCCGGGCGCGCCGCCGTCCGCACCGCCCGCGCCCCCGTCCGCTCCGGGCGCGGCCCCGTCTCCGCAGGGCGCGCGTAAGGCGGCTCCGCCACCTCCGCCTTCCGGGACGGGCAAAGCACCTCCGCCGCGTCCCGGGACGAGCGGCCCCGCCGCCGGTGCCGGGCCGAAGGGCGCGACGCCGTCCGGAACCGCTCTGCTGCCCGGAACGGCGCCGACCGGCCAACGCGCCGTGGACCCGGAACTGGTCGCGTCGCTGGCGCAGCCCGTGACCGGTTTCGCCGAGGCGCGGCCGGAGCAGCCGCCGGAGCTGGCGCCGGCTCCGGCGATCAAGAAGACCAGGGCGATCGTGCGGACGAAGCCCAGCCGCAGGCTGGAGCCGGGTGACCTGGTCTGCGCCGTCTGCGGCGAGGGCAACCCGCCCACCCGCAACTTCTGCAGCCGCTGCGGCGAGTCGCTGGCCGACGCGGG
This genomic interval carries:
- a CDS encoding GPW/gp25 family protein, with the translated sequence MNDDDFIGRGWAFPLGVTANGTIATIGGPRKLEQAMALVLSTYPGERPFRPEFGSRLRDFVFDSATHTVFSGIEGEVRRSLTVWEPRVLISDVVVYPHSDQENVLLIDISYRVKGENDQRNLVHPFYTIPDEGE
- a CDS encoding putative baseplate assembly protein, translating into MALPAPRLDDRRFQQFVDEAKRYLKQRCPEWTDHNVSDPGVTLIETFAFMTEQLCYRLNRVPDRLYVKFLELLGLRLLPPTPAQAPITFWLSTPARAPLVIRAGTKVSTTRTESEESIVFSTLADLPIGPTAIGAVRRTTGRDVASADQTPAFEAGEEFAAFDEPPHLDDALLIGLTEPAPSCAVRIDFLGDSAGVGVNPLHPPLVWEAWTGDRWTGCAVTTDETGGLNRSGRIVIHVPGGHETSMIEDQRAAWVRVRVVEPLPGQPGYSSSPVVRSLAAATVGATAKALHGEIVEFEELGESEGVPGQRFRLSRAPVLGGEHPAVLEVAVDDGWQEWSRVENFAGSSPEDRHFVLDPVGGEVEFGPAVRLPDRSLRQYGAAPPRGALVRMRRYYCGGGLRGNVARLAVDTLKGSIPFVSGVVNLHPSVGGVDGETLEEAKSRGPIMLRTRSRAVTAEDYEAMAMEAAPEVARIHCFTAGEDDVPSGAVKVLAVPAAAHKNGQLLFADLVPSEGTLERIAERLEDVRLVGTRVQVEPPRYRGITVVARLIARTRLDPDEIRARALDALYGYLNPLTGGEGGTGWEFGRRVSHGEIFALLQSVQGVDVVEDVRLYGANPVTGERGGEVTRLPVGPGGLVFSYDHQVRVERS
- a CDS encoding phage tail protein; the protein is MTAVERWTPPLPSPYPLIGYLPAVYGESEVAVRWTEAFDDVLASLISTIDCVHAYIDPLLAPEEFVRWLSTWFGVLLDESWPMPAQRAVVAEAVELFRMRGTMAGLRRHLAVVVDGEVEISESGGTSWSLRPRPEPPTDVEHWVRVVVRPRCPEALSDAAVAAVIRAAKPVHVSHFLEVIR